A segment of the Bacillales bacterium genome:
ACGCGGGGCATTCATGCCGCGTATGACAAAGACGCGAATCGTCTGGAGGAGCAGCTTCGCCTCATTTGTCAGGCGTTGGCGGCCTTGCCCAAGGAAAGTGACTATGTGCGCCTTCCCGTTTTTGCCGAACGTGTTGCAAACGATCCGCACCGGTTTGATGCGAATACCGAGTGCGGAGCGCACTTCCTTTCCGCTCTTCAAATTGTTCGCAGTCAAGAAAATTCAACGTATGAATTTACGAATCCATTAAGCTCAGAAGCAGCGTCGGAGTTATTGCAATCGTTTGGCATCATCCGTGATGATCTGTTAAATTTTGTTACGTGTACCGGCATTCTCGGGTATGCATGCGAAAATGATGCGGCTCATCCCGTTTGGAAGGAAGCTGTCAGTTCGAAAACCGTGATGAATGTGCCGTTACGAGAAATTTTACCTTTGTCGTTCTTTCGCCCTTACAGAGGATCCGCAGTATTTGTGGTTGAAAACTCTGGTGTGTTTTCGGCTTTGTTGGATGAGGTCAGCGATGAAGCTTCACCGGCAATGCTTTGTACACACGGTCAATTTAAAATTGCGGCGTTGTTGCTGATCGATCGCTTGGTGAAGTCAGGAACGACGATCTATTATTCGGGAGATTTGGATCCGGAGGGACTCCAAATGGCACAAAGACTCGTGAAAAGACATCCGCGGCATATTCGATTGTGGCGATATCGTTTGCAGGATTACTTAACTCATGCCTCCGGCGAGGTTCTTTCATCGATGCGTTTGCGAAAATTGGAAACCATTGAAATTGCAGCGTTGTCGGACGTAAAGGCGGAAATCGCTCGTCTTGGAAAGCCGGCCTACCAGGAAGCGTTTTTGCCAGCGTTGGTACAAGATCTCCGGTTTCATTACTCAAGGTATGGGTGAAATCGAAAAGTGAGTACTATCCCAATAGATTGGTTGAAAAAAGCAACCTTCCAGGGGGGTAAAGGCGATTGTGGCGAGGATTTACCTGCAGGTGTTTGTGCGCCTGCAGGTTTTTGTTGTATAGGAAAAATAGCGGAATCTGGCGCGCTTATTTCGGCCGAAATGTGCATGCTCTGAAAAAAAGCGGAACGTGACGACCTTATTTACCCTCCGCGTCGTCATTAATGGATGATTCGGTAACAAATAAGAGCGCTGCGTTCCGCTATATTTTCGCCAATCGCTCATATGGCCAAAATAAGCGCATCTCGTTCCGCACACCGCGATTAGTAATCAATTTTATCAAATTATTTTTGTTTGTAAACGGAAGCTAATGACTCATTCGAAATCAATAATCTCCCGAATATCATCAATTTCAAATTGATCAGCAATTTTTTCTATGTGTTCGAACTGTATTCGCTGTCTTTTTTTATTAGCTAGTTCGCTTAATGTAGCATGGCGGATGTCTGTTTGTCTGGACAGTTCTCTTAAGGAGATGCCTTTCTTTTTGAGAAGTTCGGGAATTTTCACGACCACTTTTTTACCCAATCTTTATCCTCTCCATTTTTCTGTTGACATTACTTGAAAACGTACCATATACTATATCTAAAAGTGGTACTTAAATACGTACCGCAAAATAGGGAGAAGAGATATGAATTGTAATTATGAAAAAAAAACTGAGTGAAAGGTATGTGTGTGGTTTGAAGATTTTATCTGAACGCTTGGGATTCGAGAAAGCCTATGCCTTGATTGTTGGTACACTGGTTCACGATGAAGTCTATCAATGGGAGCAAAAGGTGTGTATTTTGAAGAAATTGAGGGAACGTTTTACGATAGATCCGTCACCTGCGCGTAGGGAGGGGGCTGGGAAATTAGGGTTAAATAATCAATCGACTCATAGATTGTTCGAAAGTGAGATGCTTCAAACAGCATGCGAAAGTAGAATTCCACAAAGTTTATTATTCAAAGCAACCGAAAAAGAAGTGAAGGCAAATAAAATAGAGAACAATATTAACCGTGATCGCCGTGGTACAGGGAATGTTGATGAATTTGACTTATAATGTTTCACTGGAGATTTTGAAAAAGCCTGGTTGTTCATGTTATCGGTCGTCGTTTATAATGTAAGAAACCATTAAAAAGGAGGTGCAAGGAATGGATAAAGAACTGAGAAGCTTTTTATCGGCATTAAAGACGGGACAAGAGAACTTGGCGGCCAAGATTGAAGGCATGGATCAAAGATTTTCGACCGATATTGCCGAATTGAAAGATGGCTACAAGAAGATGTCTGGCGATATTGCAGAATTGAAGGATGGTCACAAAACGATGTCTGGCGATATTGCAGAATTGAAGGATGGTCACAAAACGATATCTGGCGATATTGCAGAATTGAAGGATGGTCACAAGACGATGTCGACCGATATGGCAGAATTGAAAGAAACGGTCACGGGGATCTCCGCCAAAATCGACAAGCTGGATGACCGCATGGCTTTCATCGAACAAAAGTCGCAAGACAATGAAAGAGAGATTTTCACCTTGAAAAAAAAGTACCGCTCCCAGCATTCTTCGTAAGTCTCCATCATTGATTGAAACCCACACCAAGATTTCCCGACAAGAATCAAGT
Coding sequences within it:
- a CDS encoding DUF2399 domain-containing protein encodes the protein TRGIHAAYDKDANRLEEQLRLICQALAALPKESDYVRLPVFAERVANDPHRFDANTECGAHFLSALQIVRSQENSTYEFTNPLSSEAASELLQSFGIIRDDLLNFVTCTGILGYACENDAAHPVWKEAVSSKTVMNVPLREILPLSFFRPYRGSAVFVVENSGVFSALLDEVSDEASPAMLCTHGQFKIAALLLIDRLVKSGTTIYYSGDLDPEGLQMAQRLVKRHPRHIRLWRYRLQDYLTHASGEVLSSMRLRKLETIEIAALSDVKAEIARLGKPAYQEAFLPALVQDLRFHYSRYG
- a CDS encoding helix-turn-helix transcriptional regulator; the protein is MGKKVVVKIPELLKKKGISLRELSRQTDIRHATLSELANKKRQRIQFEHIEKIADQFEIDDIREIIDFE